DNA from Kitasatospora herbaricolor:
TGAACAGTCGCTTTGTCGACGGAAGTTGAGCGTGGGCCCGGACGGGAGCAAGATGGGCCCGGACGCGGTGGCCCGGTGCTGGGCCCGGTGGCCGTCAGGCGTGCGAGGAGGCCGGCTCCCGAGGGGTTCGGCCGGGCCGGCGGCCGCCACGAGGCCGGATCGGGCGCTGCGGAACGTCACCGATCACGCCCCGGCCGGGCCGTGACGACTGATCGACGGACAGGGCAGGGTGGATGGCACAGCGCAGCTATTGGCGTGAGGCGGACGGGTCCGCGGTGGGGGCGGCGCAGGCCCAGCAGCTCTGGGCCGACGAGGCCTATCCGCACCTGGTCACCGTCGCCGGGACCTATCACGCCGTCATCACCTACAAGGAGTTGGCGGAGGCGGTCCAGGCGGCGTCCGGGGTCCGGACGACCGCCCTCCTGCACAACTGGATCGGGGGCGTGCTGGGCCATGTGGTCCGCGAGGCCCATCGGCGTGGCGACCCGCCCCTGACGGCACTGGTCGTCCGCACCAGCGACGGGATGGTCGGCGAGGGCTACCGGGAAGTCCTCGCGGTCGCCGGGCAGGAGGCCGCCGCCGAGGACATCGACCGGGAGAACCACGCGGCGGCCGCCCGGCTGGACTGCTACCGCCGCTTCGGCGCCGCCCTGCCGCCCGGCGGCGGCGTCCCCGCGCTCGCGCCCCGGCTGCTGGCCGCGATCGAGCGCCGACGCGCGCGGCTCCCGGAGCCGGCCGCACCGATCTGCACCGGCTGCTACGTCCAGCTCCCGGCTACGGGGATCTGCGACTCCTGCCAGTAGGAGGAGCCCGCCCTGGGCCGGCCCGCCGAGGACGGGCGCCCGGGGCGAGGACCGTCCTGTCCTCGCCCCGGACTCCGGTGTCCGGCCCGCCCCGGACTCCGGCCCGCGAGACCCTGCGGCCCCGCGAGACCCTACGGAGTCAGCCGGTTGGGCCCGCGGAACAGGAAGGTCGCCTCACGGATCGAGTCCAGGCCGAGGAGCACCATCAGCACCCGGCCGAGGCCCAGGCCCAGACCGCCGTGCGGAGGGCATCCGTAGCGGAAGCAGTTCAGGTAGTCCTGGAGCGACTCGATGCCGATGCCCTTCTCCGCGGCCTGTTCGAGCAGCACGTCGTACCGGTGTTCGCGCTGCGCGCCGGTGGTGATCTCCAGCCCCTTCCACAGCAGGTCGAAACTGAGCGTCAGGTCGGGCTCGCCCGCTGCCCGCATGTGGTAGAAGGGCCGGATCCCGGCCGGATAGTGGGTCACGAACACGAACTCGTGCCCGGTCTCCCGCCGGATGTGCGCGGCGAGCGCACGCTCGCCCTCGGGGTCCAGGTCGGCCCTGGCGCCCTCAGGGTCCCGGCCGCCCGCCCGCAGGATCTCCTGGGCCCGGGCCATGGTGACCCGGGGGAAGGGCAGCGCAGGGACGGTCACCTCCACCCCGAACTGCTCCTGGATCGCGGCTCCGTGCCGCTCCGCGACCCGGCCGAGGGTGTGCGCGAGCATCCGCTCCTCGAAGGCCATCACGTCCTCGACGTCCTCGGTCCAGGCGAGTTCGACGTCCACCCCGGTGAACTCGGTCGCGTGCCGCGAGGTGAAGGAGGGTTCGGCGCGGAACACCGGCCCGATCTCGAAGACCCGGTCGATACCGGCGGCGATCGCCATCTGCTTGTAGAACTGCGGGGACTGCGCGAGGTACGCGCTGCGGCCGAAGTAGCCCAGCTCGAACACCTCCGCGCCGGACTCCGAGGCGGTGCCCATCAGCTTCGGCGTGTGCATCTCGGTGCAGCCCTCGGCGTACGCGAACTCCCGCAGGGCCTGTTCGACGGTGGTCTGCACCGCGAACAGCAGCTGCGCGGCGGGGCGCCGGCGGACGTCCAGGAACCGCCAGTCCAGGCGGTGTTCCAGCCCGGTGAGCTCGTTGAGGGGCAGCGGTGCCTCGGCCCGGTTGAGCAGCTCGACGTGCTCCGGGACGATTTCCAGGCCGCCCAGCCGGACGGCGGGGTTCTCGACCACCAAGCCGGTGACGCGCACCGCCGACTCGACGGTCAGCTCCTCGATCCGTTCCTCGACCGGGTCGTCCGCGCCCAGGCGCCGGTGGGTGACCTGGGCGGTGCCGCTGTGGTCCCGGACCAGCACGAACTGCATCGTGCGTTGCAGGCGCAGGGTGTTCACCCAGCCGTGGACCGAAACCGTGCGGCCCAGGTGTTCCCGCAGGTCGGCGACCAGGACACGGGGGGTGGGGTGGATCATCGCAGTCCTCCGTAGGACGTCGGGTGATCCCTTGGGAGTGCGGGCGAGAAGGGGCTCGCGGTGCCACCGCACTTTCGCTCCCGCCGACGGCGGCAGCCTCGTTCGGGCCCGATCACGGGGGCCGGCCGGCGGGGCATTTCCTCCCCGCGCTCAGGAGTGTCTTCGCCTCGGGCGCGATGCCGCCTTCACAGCTGCCGGCGGCTCTCTCGACTCGCGGGATCCCTCGGGTACTCGTCTCCCTCATCGCGTTGGGCACAGGCTAGGCGGCCCGGCGCGATCGTCGCAACGCCCTTTCGGGCACTCGGGGCGTCCCCTTCGGGCACGCGGCCCGGCCGTTCCGGCGGCGGCAGGGCCACAGGTGGTCCGCCGCCCGGCCGCTCCACCGGGACCGGCCGGCGCGCTCCTCCCGCCGCGGGCCGCACCGGTCCGGCCCGCGGCGGGAGGAGCGCGCCGCCGCTCCGCCTGGGCCGGGGGTGTGCACCGACGGCGTGTCGGACCCCGTCCGGCGACCCCGGTCGCGGGTCGTGCTTACCTGGGCTGGTAGAACGGGGCTGGTGAGAACGGGGGCGGGACGGATCGGGAGACCGGGGCCGGGGCAGGACGGATCGGGGCGCGGGGGCGGCGGGGGAACCACAACCATGGCTGGACACGTCGACATGCAGCAGGGCTTCGCCCTGCCGCGTTCATGTCGGACGTCCCGGCGGTGCGGTGCGGGGCTTCCGGCGGTGCGGTGCCGACGGTACGCGCGCCCCGGCATCCGGGTGTCCCGCAGACCGTGACAGGTGGCGCCGCGCGCGAGCGCGGCACCGAGCCCGGGCCGTTCGTGCCGGTGCTCCTGTTGGTGGGTGTGTAGGACGGCCGTGGCGGCGACGTCGCGGCGTAGTGGAATTGCGGTGCGTACCGGCGCCGCGAAGCAAGGAGCATGATGACCCTGGCGCTCGCCGCCACCTGGAACCCGCTGGACTGGCCGCTGACGCACGGGCCGATCGCGTACGCCGTGCTGGCGGCGGGCTGGG
Protein-coding regions in this window:
- the aspS gene encoding aspartate--tRNA(Asn) ligase, producing the protein MIHPTPRVLVADLREHLGRTVSVHGWVNTLRLQRTMQFVLVRDHSGTAQVTHRRLGADDPVEERIEELTVESAVRVTGLVVENPAVRLGGLEIVPEHVELLNRAEAPLPLNELTGLEHRLDWRFLDVRRRPAAQLLFAVQTTVEQALREFAYAEGCTEMHTPKLMGTASESGAEVFELGYFGRSAYLAQSPQFYKQMAIAAGIDRVFEIGPVFRAEPSFTSRHATEFTGVDVELAWTEDVEDVMAFEERMLAHTLGRVAERHGAAIQEQFGVEVTVPALPFPRVTMARAQEILRAGGRDPEGARADLDPEGERALAAHIRRETGHEFVFVTHYPAGIRPFYHMRAAGEPDLTLSFDLLWKGLEITTGAQREHRYDVLLEQAAEKGIGIESLQDYLNCFRYGCPPHGGLGLGLGRVLMVLLGLDSIREATFLFRGPNRLTP